A stretch of Paenibacillus mucilaginosus 3016 DNA encodes these proteins:
- the sufD gene encoding Fe-S cluster assembly protein SufD, with protein sequence MSTQTVLPIDRSSLVELSKSRQEPEWLTSLRGEALELAGSLELPALEKTRIDRWNLSSFGTYKASAPMANLGELPETARQLLPAEGQLDNLLVQRNSGVVYNSLAESLKAQGVVFSSLEEAVRTHGDLVQKHLFSVVKKDENRLTALHSALWSGGVFLYVPKNVNVEVPLQALFLTDDAEASFSPHVLIVAEQHASVTYVDNFVSEGSLNGLVQNGVVEVVVGAGAKVTFASVHNLNNTVTDLTYRRAVVENDGSIEWVIGEMHYGNAMSDTSSVLKGNGSTSDAKVICVGTNDQKLNITTRAVHFGKSSDSQMITRAVMRDEATAIINGITKIEKGATKANGEQTEKVLMLSPKSRGDANPILLIDEDDVTAGHAASVGQVNPEQVYYLMSRGISKAEAERLIIYGFLAPVVSDIPLEQVASQLQLLVERKLGQ encoded by the coding sequence ATGAGCACGCAAACTGTTCTTCCTATCGATCGCAGCAGCTTGGTGGAGCTTTCGAAGTCGAGGCAGGAGCCCGAGTGGCTTACTTCCTTGCGCGGAGAAGCGCTGGAGCTGGCCGGATCGCTGGAATTACCCGCATTGGAGAAAACAAGAATCGACCGTTGGAACCTGAGTTCCTTCGGTACCTATAAAGCATCGGCGCCGATGGCGAACCTGGGCGAGCTGCCGGAGACGGCAAGACAGCTTCTTCCGGCCGAAGGCCAGCTGGACAATCTGCTCGTACAGCGCAACTCCGGCGTAGTTTACAACTCGCTGGCCGAGTCGCTGAAAGCGCAGGGCGTCGTCTTCTCGAGCCTGGAAGAGGCTGTCCGTACCCACGGCGACCTCGTGCAGAAGCACCTGTTCTCCGTCGTGAAGAAAGACGAGAACCGCCTGACGGCGCTGCATTCGGCGCTGTGGAGCGGCGGCGTTTTCCTCTACGTGCCTAAGAACGTCAATGTGGAAGTGCCGCTGCAGGCATTGTTCCTGACCGATGACGCTGAAGCGAGCTTCTCGCCGCACGTGCTGATTGTTGCCGAGCAGCATGCTTCCGTAACGTACGTCGACAACTTCGTTTCCGAAGGCAGCCTGAACGGCCTCGTGCAGAACGGCGTCGTGGAAGTGGTTGTCGGCGCAGGGGCGAAAGTCACGTTCGCTTCCGTACACAACCTGAACAACACCGTGACCGATCTGACTTACCGTCGCGCGGTCGTTGAGAATGACGGCTCGATCGAGTGGGTCATCGGCGAAATGCATTACGGCAACGCCATGTCCGACACGTCTTCGGTTCTGAAGGGCAACGGCTCCACATCGGATGCCAAAGTGATCTGTGTCGGCACGAACGACCAGAAGCTGAACATCACGACACGTGCGGTTCACTTCGGGAAAAGCTCCGACAGCCAGATGATCACCCGTGCGGTGATGCGCGACGAAGCAACTGCGATCATTAACGGCATCACGAAGATCGAGAAGGGCGCAACCAAGGCGAACGGCGAGCAGACAGAGAAAGTGCTGATGCTGAGCCCGAAATCCCGCGGAGATGCCAACCCGATCCTCCTGATCGACGAAGACGATGTAACCGCAGGACACGCGGCGAGCGTGGGCCAGGTGAACCCGGAGCAGGTATACTACCTGATGTCCCGCGGTATTTCCAAGGCTGAGGCCGAGCGCCTGATCATCTACGGCTTCCTGGCACCGGTGGTGTCAGATATTCCGCTGGAGCAGGTGGCTTCTCAGCTGCAGCTCCTCGTCGAAAGGAAACTGGGCCAATGA
- a CDS encoding DUF1802 family protein, with amino-acid sequence MTEPKSVQAIGLKEWAAALEALRQGEQILIMRKGGIREETRDFQVEADSFYLYPTFEHQRKELIKPEYQAAVDRSTEGWSPDLTQVALTCYAELVEDILIEDGETLAKLAGEHIWTDRFAEERLKWKKAKPLHVMLLRVYELENPATIEIREEYNGCKSWISLPGEMLQDVPRKPVLSNEEFNRKAERIRSLLQ; translated from the coding sequence ATGACGGAACCGAAGAGTGTACAGGCCATCGGGCTCAAGGAATGGGCGGCCGCTCTGGAGGCGCTGCGTCAGGGAGAGCAGATCCTGATCATGCGCAAGGGAGGTATCCGTGAAGAAACACGGGATTTTCAGGTCGAAGCGGACAGCTTCTACTTATACCCGACCTTCGAACACCAGAGGAAAGAGCTTATCAAGCCTGAATACCAGGCGGCTGTGGACCGGAGCACGGAAGGCTGGTCGCCGGATCTGACGCAGGTGGCGCTTACCTGTTACGCCGAGCTCGTGGAAGACATCCTGATTGAAGACGGGGAGACGCTCGCGAAGCTGGCCGGCGAACATATCTGGACGGACCGGTTCGCGGAGGAGCGGCTGAAGTGGAAGAAGGCCAAACCGCTTCATGTCATGCTGCTTCGAGTATACGAGCTCGAGAACCCGGCAACAATTGAAATTCGGGAAGAATATAACGGCTGCAAGTCTTGGATCTCCCTTCCGGGCGAAATGCTGCAGGATGTTCCGAGAAAACCGGTGCTCTCCAATGAGGAGTTTAACCGCAAGGCGGAACGGATTCGCTCTTTACTTCAATGA
- the sufC gene encoding Fe-S cluster assembly ATPase SufC gives MANSPQFTIDGLKATVEGKEILKGLSLSIKGGEVHAIMGPNGTGKSTLASTLLGHPKYEVTGGSVTLNGEDVLEMATDERARAGLFLAMQYPSEITGVTNADFLRSAINARRGEGNEISLIKFIRQMEAKMKELEMNPEFMHRYLNEGFSGGEKKRNEILQMLMLDPGIVILDEIDSGLDIDALRIVAAGVNAMRSEERGFLIITHYQRLLNYIKPDFVHVMMQGRIVKSGGPELAERLENEGYDWVKEELGIVDERVGVEEEEEFKMPMNTTAPKY, from the coding sequence ATGGCTAATTCTCCACAATTCACTATAGACGGTTTGAAGGCGACTGTCGAAGGCAAAGAGATTCTGAAAGGGCTGAGCCTGTCCATCAAGGGCGGCGAAGTGCATGCGATCATGGGGCCGAACGGTACCGGTAAGAGTACGCTGGCTTCGACTCTGCTGGGTCACCCGAAATATGAAGTAACGGGCGGCAGCGTAACGCTGAACGGCGAAGACGTGCTGGAGATGGCTACGGATGAGAGAGCGCGCGCAGGCCTGTTCCTCGCGATGCAGTATCCGAGCGAAATTACCGGCGTAACGAACGCCGACTTCCTCCGCAGTGCGATCAACGCGCGCCGCGGCGAAGGCAATGAGATCTCCCTTATCAAGTTCATCCGCCAGATGGAAGCGAAGATGAAGGAACTCGAGATGAACCCTGAGTTCATGCACCGTTACCTGAATGAAGGCTTCTCCGGCGGGGAGAAGAAGCGCAACGAGATTCTCCAGATGCTGATGCTGGATCCGGGCATCGTCATTCTTGACGAGATCGACTCCGGTCTTGACATCGACGCCCTTCGCATCGTGGCTGCAGGCGTGAATGCGATGCGTTCCGAAGAGCGCGGCTTCCTGATCATCACGCACTACCAGCGTCTGCTCAACTACATCAAACCTGATTTCGTCCACGTTATGATGCAGGGCCGCATTGTGAAGTCCGGCGGACCGGAGCTCGCAGAGCGTCTTGAGAACGAAGGCTATGACTGGGTGAAAGAAGAACTGGGTATCGTGGATGAGCGTGTCGGCGTGGAGGAAGAAGAAGAATTCAAAATGCCGATGAACACCACCGCCCCTAAATACTAA
- the ltrA gene encoding group II intron reverse transcriptase/maturase has product MRSREEQRQQNIPQGSSRQREAVKLPGYAGAPSSSPAQAALSSRKDQSRLLEKMLEGHNLRLAYKRVVQNGGAPGVDGVTVAELQAYLKTHWEQVEANLLTGSYRPAPVKRVEIPKPGGGVRLLGIPTVMDRFLQQALLQVMNPIFDAHFSGYSYGFRPGKRAHDAVKQSQSYIQSGLRWVVDIDLEKFFDRVNHDMLMARVARRVEDKRVLKLIRSYLNAGVMSHGALERIEEGTPQGGPLSPLLANILLDDLDKELTKRGLRFVRYADDCNIFVSSKRAGERVMESVIRFVEGKLKLKVNRDKSAVDRPWNRKFLGFSFLSNKQATIRLAPKTISRFKEKVRELTNRTKPVSMEERIRRLNQYMLGWLGYFRLASAKTHCQAFDKWIRRRLRMCLWKQWKRVKTRIRELRALGVPNWAAYMLANSRRGPWEMSRSTNNALPTSYWEAKGLKSLLSRYLELR; this is encoded by the coding sequence GTGCGTTCGCGTGAAGAGCAGAGACAGCAGAATATCCCGCAAGGGAGCTCGCGGCAAAGAGAAGCGGTGAAGCTGCCAGGGTATGCCGGAGCGCCGAGTTCTTCGCCGGCACAAGCCGCCCTTTCCTCTCGCAAAGACCAGAGCAGGCTGCTGGAGAAGATGCTCGAGGGGCACAACCTTCGGCTCGCTTACAAGCGAGTGGTACAGAACGGAGGAGCGCCCGGAGTGGACGGTGTAACGGTAGCCGAGCTACAAGCTTACCTGAAAACCCACTGGGAACAGGTGGAAGCCAACCTCCTGACGGGAAGCTACAGACCCGCACCAGTCAAACGGGTGGAAATCCCCAAACCCGGAGGCGGTGTGCGGCTGCTTGGCATCCCGACCGTAATGGACCGTTTTCTCCAGCAGGCGCTTCTGCAAGTGATGAATCCGATTTTTGACGCACATTTCTCGGGGTACAGCTACGGTTTCCGCCCGGGGAAAAGGGCGCATGACGCCGTAAAGCAGTCACAAAGCTATATCCAAAGCGGTCTTAGATGGGTCGTGGATATAGACCTGGAGAAGTTCTTTGACCGGGTGAACCACGACATGCTCATGGCGAGGGTAGCACGGAGGGTAGAGGACAAACGTGTCCTGAAGCTTATCCGCTCCTATCTGAACGCCGGGGTCATGTCGCATGGAGCGTTGGAGCGCATAGAGGAAGGCACGCCGCAGGGCGGTCCGCTCAGTCCGCTCTTGGCGAACATCCTGCTAGACGATCTGGACAAGGAACTGACAAAACGGGGATTGCGCTTTGTCCGCTATGCGGACGACTGCAACATCTTTGTCTCCAGCAAGCGTGCCGGGGAGCGCGTGATGGAATCGGTGATTCGCTTTGTGGAAGGAAAGCTGAAACTGAAAGTGAACCGGGATAAAAGTGCAGTGGACCGGCCATGGAACCGCAAATTCCTAGGCTTTAGTTTCCTATCGAACAAACAGGCGACGATTCGGCTGGCTCCTAAGACGATTTCGCGTTTCAAAGAGAAAGTGCGCGAACTGACGAACCGGACCAAGCCTGTGTCGATGGAGGAACGTATCCGGCGACTGAACCAGTACATGCTGGGCTGGCTGGGTTATTTCCGCCTAGCCTCGGCGAAGACGCACTGCCAAGCCTTTGACAAGTGGATTCGGAGAAGACTCCGCATGTGTCTGTGGAAGCAGTGGAAACGGGTGAAGACACGCATTCGCGAACTACGTGCGCTCGGCGTTCCGAACTGGGCTGCCTATATGTTGGCAAACTCCCGTCGAGGTCCATGGGAAATGTCCCGTAGCACAAACAATGCCCTCCCGACTTCTTATTGGGAAGCGAAAGGGCTTAAAAGTTTGCTTTCTCGTTACCTGGAACTTCGTTAA